A part of Agromyces protaetiae genomic DNA contains:
- a CDS encoding HIT family protein: MSGEAYGPHEFDDVPTDESSEFAAVPDAFQRLWTPHRLVYIQHGQQPDEHACPFCHAPELSDEQSLIVARGTHAYVILNLYPYNSGHLLVCPYRHIATYDQATPEEVAEIGELTQIAMRVVKEVSHCDGFNIGMNQGRIAGAGIAEHLHQHIVPRWALDSNFFPIIAGTKALPRLLGEVRQEIADAWPR; the protein is encoded by the coding sequence ATGAGCGGCGAGGCCTACGGGCCGCACGAGTTCGACGACGTGCCGACCGACGAGTCGAGCGAGTTCGCCGCGGTACCCGATGCCTTCCAGCGACTGTGGACGCCGCACCGGCTGGTCTACATCCAGCACGGGCAGCAGCCCGACGAGCACGCCTGCCCGTTCTGCCATGCCCCCGAGCTCTCCGACGAGCAGTCGCTCATCGTCGCGCGCGGCACGCACGCGTACGTGATCCTCAACCTGTACCCCTACAACAGCGGGCACCTGCTCGTCTGCCCGTACCGGCACATCGCGACGTACGACCAGGCGACGCCCGAAGAAGTCGCCGAGATCGGCGAGCTCACGCAGATCGCGATGCGGGTCGTGAAAGAGGTCTCGCACTGCGACGGCTTCAACATCGGGATGAACCAGGGCCGCATCGCCGGCGCCGGCATCGCCGAGCACTTGCACCAGCACATCGTGCCGCGGTGGGCACTCGATTCGAACTTCTTCCCGATCATCGCGGGCACGAAGGCGCTGCCGCGACTCCTCGGCGAGGTGCGGCAGGAGATCGCCGACGCCTGGCCGCGCTGA
- a CDS encoding aminotransferase class I/II-fold pyridoxal phosphate-dependent enzyme — MTLQISGRAATDIAASIRELVERGTLRPGDALPPVRALADRLGVNRNTAVAAYRQLTQAGVVVTRGRGGTHVADRAPVAQEGFAADSVLRDVATGNPDPELIPDPSAALTRMAGRPVLYGEPVIDPGLESWADEWLRGDLAPADLRLTITSGAADAVERLLAQALVRDDAVALEDPCFLTSIHTVNVGGYRAVPVPVDDEGMTVEGLRSALEQGVRAVVSTPRAQNPTGASLSDERAAALRGVLAEHPYVLVIEDDHFSMLSREPFHSLIGPDHKRWALVRSVSKFLGPDMCLAVTASDPDTADRLAMRLTPGTTWVSHLLQRLVLALVTDPGVLAGIAAAKAHYGERNDAFAARLSALGVPTSAGDGLNLWVPLPVPARDVSEQLMRRGWLARPGDAFAIADSPAASRLRLTVHDLSEPDADRLAADIAAAVRAAGGRLVQPEVG; from the coding sequence GTGACCCTCCAGATCTCAGGCCGAGCCGCCACCGACATCGCCGCGAGCATTCGCGAACTCGTCGAGCGCGGCACCCTTCGTCCGGGCGACGCCCTCCCCCCGGTGCGCGCGCTCGCCGACAGGCTCGGCGTCAACCGCAACACCGCCGTCGCCGCCTACCGCCAACTCACCCAGGCCGGTGTCGTCGTCACGCGCGGGCGCGGCGGCACGCACGTCGCCGATCGTGCGCCGGTCGCACAAGAAGGCTTCGCGGCCGACAGCGTGCTGCGGGATGTCGCGACGGGCAACCCCGACCCCGAACTCATACCCGATCCCTCCGCGGCGCTCACCCGCATGGCCGGCCGGCCCGTGCTCTACGGTGAGCCCGTCATCGATCCCGGCCTCGAATCGTGGGCCGACGAGTGGCTGCGGGGCGACCTCGCACCGGCCGACCTCCGCCTCACGATCACGAGCGGCGCAGCCGACGCCGTCGAGCGTCTCCTCGCGCAAGCGCTCGTGCGCGACGACGCCGTCGCCCTCGAAGACCCGTGCTTCCTCACGAGCATCCACACCGTCAACGTCGGCGGCTACCGCGCGGTGCCCGTGCCCGTCGATGACGAGGGCATGACCGTCGAAGGTCTCCGATCCGCGCTCGAGCAGGGCGTGCGGGCGGTCGTCTCGACGCCGCGCGCGCAGAACCCGACGGGAGCGAGCCTCTCGGACGAGCGGGCCGCGGCGCTCCGCGGCGTGTTGGCGGAGCATCCGTATGTGCTCGTCATCGAAGACGACCACTTCTCGATGCTGTCGCGCGAACCGTTCCACTCCCTCATCGGCCCCGACCACAAACGGTGGGCGCTCGTCCGCTCGGTGTCGAAGTTCCTCGGCCCCGACATGTGCCTCGCCGTCACGGCCTCCGACCCCGACACCGCAGACCGGCTCGCCATGCGCCTCACCCCCGGCACGACGTGGGTGAGCCACCTGTTGCAGCGGCTCGTGCTCGCACTCGTGACCGACCCCGGCGTGCTCGCGGGCATCGCGGCCGCGAAGGCCCACTACGGCGAACGCAACGACGCCTTCGCAGCCCGCCTCTCCGCGCTCGGCGTCCCGACGTCCGCCGGCGACGGACTCAACCTCTGGGTGCCGCTTCCCGTGCCTGCCCGAGACGTCTCCGAGCAGCTCATGCGGCGCGGGTGGCTCGCGCGCCCGGGCGATGCGTTCGCGATCGCCGACTCCCCAGCCGCGAGCCGTCTGCGGCTCACGGTGCACGACCTCTCCGAGCCCGACGCCGACCGGCTCGCCGCCGACATCGCCGCGGCCGTGCGGGCCGCCGGCGGACGGCTCGTCCAGCCCGAGGTGGGATGA
- the pdxS gene encoding pyridoxal 5'-phosphate synthase lyase subunit PdxS: MSTAETGSSRVKRGLAEMLKGGVIMDVVTPEQARIAEDAGAVAVMALERVPADIRAQGGVARMSDPDLIEAIIAEVSIPVMAKARIGHFVEAQVLQALDVDYIDESEVLSPADFVNHIDKWAFNTPFVCGATNLGEALRRINEGAAMIRSKGEAGTGDVSEATKHIRKITAEINQLKSMTKDELYVAAKELQAPYDLVVEVAETGKLPVVLFTAGGVATPADAAMMMQLGADGVFVGSGIFKSGNPEKRAAAVVKATTFYDDPSVVAEVSRGLGEAMVGINVADLAAPHRLAERGW; the protein is encoded by the coding sequence ATGAGCACTGCCGAGACCGGCTCGAGCCGGGTCAAGCGCGGCCTCGCCGAGATGCTCAAGGGCGGCGTCATCATGGACGTCGTCACGCCCGAGCAGGCCCGCATCGCCGAAGATGCCGGCGCCGTCGCCGTCATGGCCCTCGAGCGCGTCCCCGCCGACATCCGCGCCCAGGGCGGCGTCGCCCGCATGAGCGACCCCGACCTCATCGAGGCGATCATCGCCGAGGTCTCGATCCCCGTCATGGCGAAGGCCCGCATCGGCCACTTCGTCGAGGCGCAGGTGCTGCAGGCCCTCGACGTCGACTACATCGACGAGTCCGAGGTGCTCTCGCCCGCCGACTTCGTCAACCACATCGACAAGTGGGCGTTCAACACGCCGTTCGTCTGCGGTGCCACGAACCTCGGCGAAGCCCTCCGACGCATCAACGAGGGCGCCGCGATGATCCGGTCCAAGGGCGAAGCCGGCACGGGCGACGTCTCCGAGGCGACCAAGCACATCCGCAAGATCACGGCCGAGATCAACCAGCTGAAGTCGATGACGAAAGACGAGCTCTACGTCGCCGCGAAGGAGCTGCAGGCGCCGTACGACCTCGTCGTCGAGGTCGCCGAGACGGGCAAGCTCCCCGTCGTGCTCTTCACCGCAGGCGGCGTCGCGACGCCAGCCGACGCCGCGATGATGATGCAGCTCGGCGCCGACGGCGTGTTCGTCGGCTCGGGCATATTCAAGTCGGGCAACCCCGAGAAGCGCGCCGCCGCGGTCGTCAAGGCGACGACCTTCTACGACGACCCGTCGGTCGTCGCCGAGGTCTCGCGCGGTCTCGGCGAGGCCATGGTCGGCATCAACGTCGCCGATCTCGCGGCGCCGCACCGACTCGCCGAGCGCGGCTGGTGA
- the pdxT gene encoding pyridoxal 5'-phosphate synthase glutaminase subunit PdxT codes for MTTNLRSESLDAGAGSAGPRVGVLALQGDFREHARVLAGLGADVSLIRRPEELETVDGLVIPGGESTVMDKLARAYGLAEPLKAAIAAGLPVYGTCAGLIMLADTVLDAIEGQQSFGGLDVVVRRNAFGSQNQSFETDLDVPALGEAPVHAVFIRGPVVESVGDSATALATLDDGRVVAVEQGNLLGTSFHPEIDGETRFHEYFLDKVRVRAAR; via the coding sequence GTGACGACGAACCTCCGGAGCGAGTCGCTCGACGCGGGGGCGGGCTCTGCCGGCCCCCGCGTCGGCGTGCTCGCGCTCCAGGGAGATTTCCGCGAGCACGCGCGAGTGCTGGCAGGGCTCGGGGCGGATGTCTCGCTGATCCGCCGTCCCGAAGAGCTCGAGACCGTCGACGGCCTCGTGATCCCCGGCGGCGAGTCGACCGTCATGGACAAGCTCGCTCGCGCCTACGGGCTCGCCGAGCCGCTCAAGGCGGCGATCGCCGCGGGGCTCCCGGTCTACGGCACGTGCGCGGGGCTCATCATGCTCGCCGACACCGTGCTCGACGCGATCGAGGGGCAACAGTCGTTCGGAGGCCTCGACGTCGTCGTCCGGCGCAACGCCTTCGGCTCGCAGAACCAGTCGTTCGAGACCGACCTCGACGTCCCCGCCCTCGGTGAAGCGCCCGTGCACGCGGTCTTCATCCGCGGCCCGGTCGTCGAGTCGGTCGGCGACTCCGCGACGGCGCTCGCGACGCTCGACGACGGGCGCGTCGTCGCGGTCGAGCAGGGCAATCTCCTCGGCACGAGCTTCCACCCCGAGATCGACGGTGAGACCCGCTTCCACGAGTACTTCCTCGACAAGGTGCGAGTGCGCGCGGCGCGTTGA
- a CDS encoding DUF1697 domain-containing protein, which produces MRECFEALGFGGVRTVLASGNVVFEASGFEATDASHASRLSELKTRIERALGERFGYDAWIVLTTTDHVRAVIDAFPFDAGDDTRQPWVVFASGSDVLDELAGAEGLDPATDPIARGDGVVYWNPVKGTTTDTPFAKLLAKARFKPTTTNRNLRTLQKLV; this is translated from the coding sequence CTGCGCGAATGCTTCGAAGCACTCGGCTTCGGAGGTGTGCGCACGGTGCTCGCGAGCGGGAACGTCGTCTTCGAGGCATCCGGGTTCGAAGCGACGGATGCCTCGCACGCGAGCCGCTTGTCGGAGCTGAAAACGCGCATCGAGCGCGCACTCGGCGAACGGTTCGGGTACGACGCGTGGATCGTGCTCACGACGACCGACCACGTCCGCGCGGTGATCGACGCGTTCCCGTTCGACGCGGGCGACGACACGCGCCAGCCGTGGGTGGTCTTCGCTTCGGGGTCCGACGTGCTCGACGAACTCGCCGGAGCCGAGGGCCTCGACCCGGCGACCGACCCGATCGCGCGCGGCGACGGCGTCGTGTACTGGAACCCGGTGAAGGGCACGACGACCGACACCCCCTTCGCGAAACTGCTCGCGAAGGCGCGGTTCAAGCCGACGACGACCAATCGCAATCTGCGCACGCTGCAGAAACTCGTGTGA
- a CDS encoding hemerythrin domain-containing protein, whose translation MTTRLPSTGAAPFEAPAATCRSDEVVVVHRLFKRLFADAPDIVRGVEVGDTVRAKRVAKHLHGITKLLHVHHRTEDAYFWDTMTDRTPSCGLHVALMRTQHERVSDLLDVVDERIDEWTPDADLASAERLALELEEVNQLLLVHLADEEREAFPILDEILTDAEWDRVHRKAQGHLPPLPLFVLVGFMLESVPPAERDHWFATQMPAPIRVAYRAVGRKQYEHALAGLFPERAQRTRRSTPRPPRGIRPLTPRTA comes from the coding sequence ATGACCACTCGACTTCCCAGCACCGGTGCCGCGCCGTTCGAAGCGCCCGCCGCAACCTGCCGCAGCGACGAGGTCGTCGTCGTGCACCGTCTCTTCAAGCGGCTCTTCGCCGACGCGCCCGACATCGTCCGCGGGGTCGAGGTCGGCGACACCGTGCGGGCGAAGCGCGTCGCCAAGCACCTCCACGGCATCACGAAGCTGCTCCACGTGCACCACCGCACCGAAGACGCCTACTTCTGGGACACGATGACCGACCGGACGCCGTCGTGCGGGCTGCACGTCGCCCTCATGCGGACACAGCACGAACGCGTGTCCGACCTCCTCGACGTGGTCGACGAGCGCATCGACGAATGGACGCCCGACGCCGACCTCGCGAGCGCCGAACGGCTCGCCCTCGAACTCGAAGAGGTCAACCAGCTCCTCCTCGTGCACCTCGCCGACGAGGAGCGCGAGGCGTTCCCGATCCTCGACGAGATCCTCACCGACGCCGAGTGGGACCGCGTGCACCGCAAGGCGCAGGGCCACCTGCCGCCCCTGCCGCTCTTCGTCCTCGTGGGGTTCATGCTCGAGAGCGTGCCGCCGGCTGAGCGCGACCACTGGTTCGCAACGCAGATGCCCGCGCCTATCCGGGTCGCATACCGAGCCGTCGGACGCAAGCAGTACGAGCACGCCCTCGCCGGACTGTTCCCCGAGCGAGCGCAGCGCACGCGCCGCTCGACACCGCGCCCGCCACGAGGCATCCGGCCGCTCACGCCGCGGACCGCGTAA
- a CDS encoding YebC/PmpR family DNA-binding transcriptional regulator has translation MSGHSKWATTKHKKAVIDGRRAKSFAKLIKNIEVAAKMGGADLNGNPTLYDAVQKAKKTSVPNDNIDRAIKRGAGIGGEAVEYQSITYEAYGPSGVALMVEVLTDNKNRAAAEVRTGLSRNGGTLADPGSVAYNFSRKGVIVVSGEGTTEDDVMLAALDAGAEEIEPHAQGFEVITDPSQLVEVRKALQEAGLDYESADIEFVPNLKVEIDADTARKVFRLIDALEDSDDVQNVYSNFDLTAEVQAELEAE, from the coding sequence ATGTCCGGGCATTCCAAGTGGGCGACGACCAAGCACAAGAAGGCCGTCATCGACGGTCGCCGTGCGAAGTCCTTCGCGAAGCTCATCAAGAACATCGAAGTCGCAGCCAAGATGGGCGGCGCCGACCTCAACGGCAACCCGACCCTGTACGACGCCGTGCAGAAGGCCAAGAAGACCTCGGTGCCGAACGACAACATCGACCGCGCCATCAAGCGCGGGGCAGGCATCGGCGGCGAGGCCGTCGAGTACCAGTCGATCACCTACGAGGCCTACGGCCCGTCGGGTGTGGCCCTCATGGTCGAGGTGCTGACCGACAACAAGAACCGCGCCGCCGCCGAGGTGCGCACGGGCCTCAGCCGCAACGGCGGCACGCTCGCCGACCCCGGTTCGGTCGCCTACAACTTCAGCCGCAAGGGCGTCATCGTCGTCTCGGGCGAGGGCACGACCGAGGACGACGTCATGCTCGCCGCGCTCGACGCCGGTGCCGAAGAGATCGAGCCGCACGCCCAGGGCTTCGAGGTCATCACCGACCCGTCGCAGCTCGTCGAGGTGCGCAAGGCCCTGCAGGAGGCGGGCCTCGACTACGAGTCGGCCGACATCGAGTTCGTGCCGAACCTCAAGGTCGAGATCGACGCAGACACGGCCCGCAAGGTGTTCCGTCTCATCGACGCGCTCGAAGACTCCGACGACGTGCAGAACGTCTACAGCAACTTCGACCTGACCGCCGAGGTCCAGGCCGAGCTCGAGGCGGAGTAG
- a CDS encoding crossover junction endodeoxyribonuclease RuvC: MRVLGVDPGLTRCGVGVVDVEPDRRARLVDVVVLRSPADLSIEKRLARIADGLEAVFDEHRPQAVALERVFARSDVSTIMGTAQISGVAMLIAARRALPVALHTPSEVKASITGYGRADKKQVGAMVARILGLEEVPKPADAADALALAICHAWRTGGVAGEAAREAALGAAASAAAGRTAADVSDLTPAQRAWIAAERSAAVSGAARRLKP, translated from the coding sequence GTGCGTGTGCTCGGCGTCGACCCGGGCCTCACGCGCTGCGGTGTGGGCGTCGTCGACGTCGAGCCCGACCGGCGTGCGCGCCTCGTCGACGTCGTCGTGCTGCGGTCACCTGCCGATCTGTCGATCGAGAAGCGGCTCGCGCGCATCGCCGACGGACTCGAGGCGGTCTTCGACGAGCACCGTCCGCAGGCGGTCGCACTCGAGCGCGTCTTCGCACGGTCGGATGTCTCGACGATCATGGGAACCGCGCAGATCTCGGGCGTCGCGATGCTCATCGCGGCCCGCCGCGCACTCCCTGTCGCGCTGCACACGCCCAGTGAGGTGAAGGCCTCCATCACCGGGTACGGCCGCGCCGACAAGAAGCAGGTCGGGGCGATGGTCGCGCGGATCCTCGGTCTCGAGGAGGTTCCGAAGCCCGCGGATGCCGCGGACGCCCTCGCCCTCGCGATCTGCCACGCGTGGCGCACCGGGGGAGTCGCGGGCGAAGCGGCGCGAGAAGCGGCGCTCGGCGCGGCCGCGTCGGCGGCAGCGGGGAGAACTGCGGCGGATGTCTCGGACCTCACGCCTGCGCAGCGTGCATGGATCGCCGCCGAGCGCTCCGCGGCCGTGTCGGGGGCCGCCCGTAGGCTGAAGCCGTGA
- the ruvA gene encoding Holliday junction branch migration protein RuvA translates to MISSLRGRVLQAAGGSVVLEVGGVGFHVHTTPALALASRVGEEAAVHTSLIVREDALTLFGFSTRDELDVFELLIGVTGVGPKSALGVLSALSPEQVALAVEHDDDAAFRKVSGIGPKTAKLITVSLAGKLRAVVPVNVGGGAGASVGLPVVAGGAADHVLAALTGLGWSERVAAEAVEATVAEASDADAASVPALLRLTLSRLGPAQHAGRAR, encoded by the coding sequence GTGATCTCCTCTCTTCGCGGCCGGGTGCTCCAGGCGGCCGGCGGTTCCGTCGTCCTCGAGGTCGGCGGAGTCGGCTTCCACGTCCATACGACCCCTGCGCTCGCCCTTGCGAGCCGTGTCGGCGAAGAGGCGGCGGTGCACACCTCGCTCATCGTGCGCGAAGACGCGCTCACCCTGTTCGGGTTCTCGACGCGAGACGAGCTCGACGTGTTCGAACTGCTCATCGGCGTCACAGGCGTCGGCCCGAAGTCAGCCCTCGGCGTGCTGTCCGCACTCTCGCCCGAGCAGGTGGCACTCGCGGTCGAGCACGACGACGATGCGGCGTTCCGCAAGGTGTCGGGCATCGGGCCGAAGACGGCGAAGCTCATCACGGTGTCGCTCGCGGGCAAGCTGCGCGCGGTCGTACCCGTGAACGTGGGAGGCGGCGCCGGCGCAAGTGTCGGGCTGCCGGTCGTGGCCGGTGGAGCGGCAGACCACGTGCTCGCCGCGCTCACCGGTCTCGGGTGGTCCGAGCGCGTCGCTGCCGAGGCCGTCGAGGCCACGGTGGCCGAGGCATCCGACGCCGACGCCGCGTCGGTGCCCGCGCTCCTCCGGCTCACGCTCTCGCGACTCGGGCCTGCGCAGCACGCCGGGAGGGCGCGTTGA
- the ruvB gene encoding Holliday junction branch migration DNA helicase RuvB, giving the protein MSDADLDLTDPVLQNEAELAFEGALRPKSLQEFVGQTRVRGQLQLLLTAAALQQRTPDHILLAGPPGLGKTTLAMIVAHEGGRPLRMSSGPAIQHAGDLAAILSSLVPGEVLFIDEIHRMARSAEEMLYLAMEDFRIDIMVGKGAGATSVPLDLAPFTLVGATTRAGLLPNPLRDRFGFTAHLEFYDESELEQVLARAATMLGLPIDGEALAEIAGRCRGTPRIANRLLRRVRDYALVHGGGASVDAVRAALDLYDVDALGLDRLDRAVMETILTRFGGGPVGLNTLAVSVGEEAETIEAVVEPFLVRIGLVTRTPRGRVATPAAWRHFGLVEGARDGSAHGGATLPIDDL; this is encoded by the coding sequence TTGAGCGACGCCGACCTCGACCTCACCGATCCCGTCCTGCAGAACGAGGCCGAGCTCGCCTTCGAGGGTGCGCTCCGGCCGAAGAGCCTGCAGGAGTTCGTCGGACAGACGCGCGTTCGGGGGCAGCTACAGCTGCTTCTGACGGCGGCTGCCCTCCAGCAGCGCACGCCCGACCACATCCTGCTCGCCGGCCCGCCCGGGCTCGGCAAGACGACGCTCGCGATGATCGTCGCGCACGAGGGCGGCAGGCCGCTCCGCATGTCGAGCGGTCCGGCCATCCAGCACGCGGGCGACCTCGCGGCGATCCTCTCGTCGCTCGTGCCCGGCGAAGTGCTCTTCATCGACGAGATCCATCGCATGGCCCGCTCGGCGGAAGAGATGCTGTACCTCGCGATGGAAGACTTCCGCATCGACATCATGGTCGGCAAGGGCGCGGGTGCGACATCCGTACCACTCGATCTCGCGCCGTTCACGCTCGTCGGCGCGACGACTCGTGCAGGGCTCCTGCCCAATCCGTTGCGCGACCGGTTCGGGTTCACCGCGCACCTCGAGTTCTACGACGAGTCCGAGCTCGAACAGGTCCTCGCGCGCGCGGCAACCATGTTGGGCTTGCCGATCGACGGCGAGGCCCTTGCCGAGATCGCCGGCCGCTGCCGCGGCACTCCGCGCATCGCGAACCGCCTGCTGCGCCGCGTGCGCGACTACGCGCTCGTCCACGGCGGAGGCGCGAGCGTCGACGCCGTCCGCGCGGCGCTCGACCTCTACGACGTCGACGCGCTGGGGCTCGACCGACTCGACCGCGCGGTCATGGAGACGATCCTCACGCGCTTCGGCGGCGGCCCCGTGGGGCTCAACACGCTCGCCGTGTCGGTCGGTGAAGAGGCCGAGACGATCGAAGCCGTCGTCGAGCCGTTCCTCGTGCGCATCGGGCTTGTGACCCGCACGCCGCGGGGCCGAGTCGCGACGCCCGCGGCGTGGCGGCATTTCGGGCTGGTCGAGGGCGCCCGCGACGGTAGCGCGCATGGCGGAGCGACCCTCCCGATCGATGACCTATAA
- the yajC gene encoding preprotein translocase subunit YajC, whose protein sequence is MAFGPFEIILLVVLAALVFFMFRNSRKRQAEARELQAKVVPGAKVMTNFGLFGTIESIDDEENRVELEVAPGTVVTVHRQTVARVIEPALVPAVDETADEVASEPEFGERIDTTPTDETPDTKKSED, encoded by the coding sequence ATGGCATTCGGCCCCTTTGAAATCATCCTGCTCGTCGTTCTGGCGGCGCTGGTGTTCTTCATGTTCCGCAACTCGCGCAAGCGTCAGGCCGAGGCGCGTGAGCTGCAGGCCAAGGTGGTTCCGGGTGCGAAGGTCATGACCAATTTCGGGCTCTTCGGCACGATCGAGTCGATCGACGACGAAGAGAACCGCGTCGAGCTCGAGGTGGCTCCCGGCACGGTCGTGACGGTGCACCGCCAGACGGTCGCGCGAGTGATCGAGCCTGCGCTCGTGCCGGCCGTCGACGAGACCGCCGACGAGGTGGCGAGCGAGCCCGAGTTCGGCGAGCGCATCGACACGACTCCGACCGACGAGACGCCCGACACGAAGAAGTCGGAAGACTAA
- the secD gene encoding protein translocase subunit SecD, with the protein MAAPSKRSSRPTPVRKAWRSLSWLGVIIVGLFAINAAGVIWGDASWTPKLALDLEGGTEIVLAPQLEDGQTASQEQLDQAVSIIRQRVDASGVAEPEINTEGGNVVVRIPGELDDETRQRIQSSAKLELRPVLLASGVTSDAAISTEAPEEELSSTPTVQPTDGSDPNWVTPALQQQFDTFDCSTLADADANVAPAAEPLVTCDATGSIKYLLGPVEVSGENIVDATNGMVQTSTGGNTGQWSVNIVFDETGTKAFTQVSTRLFGLKDQAPRDQFAFVLDGAVLSAPSMNAVISDGRPQITGNFDQASSKALADQLKFGALPISFTVESSNTISPTLGSSQLQAGLIAGIIGLILVVIYTIFQYRALASVTIASLIIAGIITYLMLTILSWREGYRLSLAGIAGVIVAIGFTADSFIVYFERVRDELRDGRPLVGAVEAGWKRALRTVLASKGVNLLAAVVLFILAVGSVKGFAYTLGLTTIIDVVIVILFTHPMLQLLAQTRFFSSGHSWSGLDPNALGAVYRGRAEFRKPTAVPAKKAAGSAKEAQKRQTIAERKAAAVGAGTDEGKES; encoded by the coding sequence GTGGCTGCACCATCGAAGCGGTCGTCTCGACCGACGCCCGTACGCAAGGCCTGGCGGTCGCTGAGCTGGCTCGGCGTGATCATCGTCGGCTTGTTCGCGATCAACGCCGCGGGGGTGATCTGGGGAGACGCCTCGTGGACGCCGAAGCTCGCCCTCGACCTCGAAGGCGGCACTGAGATCGTCCTCGCCCCGCAACTCGAAGACGGGCAGACCGCGTCGCAGGAGCAGCTCGACCAGGCGGTCTCGATCATCCGGCAGCGCGTCGACGCTTCCGGCGTCGCCGAGCCCGAGATCAACACCGAGGGCGGCAACGTCGTCGTGCGGATCCCGGGCGAGCTCGATGACGAGACGCGTCAGCGCATCCAGTCGTCGGCGAAGCTTGAGCTCCGCCCCGTCCTGCTCGCATCGGGCGTGACGAGCGACGCCGCCATTTCGACCGAAGCGCCCGAGGAAGAGCTCTCGTCGACCCCGACGGTGCAGCCCACCGACGGCAGCGACCCGAACTGGGTGACGCCCGCGCTGCAGCAGCAGTTCGACACCTTCGACTGCTCGACCCTCGCCGATGCCGACGCGAATGTCGCGCCGGCCGCCGAGCCGCTCGTCACATGCGATGCGACCGGCTCGATCAAGTACCTGCTCGGCCCCGTCGAGGTGAGCGGCGAGAACATCGTCGACGCCACGAACGGCATGGTGCAGACCTCGACCGGCGGCAACACCGGCCAGTGGTCGGTCAACATCGTCTTCGACGAGACGGGTACCAAGGCCTTCACCCAGGTCAGCACGCGACTCTTCGGCCTCAAAGACCAGGCACCGCGCGACCAGTTCGCGTTCGTCCTCGACGGCGCCGTGCTCTCGGCGCCCTCGATGAACGCCGTCATCTCCGACGGCCGCCCGCAGATCACCGGCAACTTCGACCAGGCGTCGTCCAAGGCCCTCGCCGATCAACTCAAGTTCGGCGCGCTGCCGATCAGCTTCACGGTCGAGTCGTCGAACACGATCTCGCCGACGCTCGGCAGCTCGCAGCTGCAGGCCGGTCTGATCGCCGGCATCATCGGCCTCATCCTGGTCGTGATCTACACGATCTTCCAGTACCGCGCGCTCGCATCGGTCACGATCGCCTCGCTCATCATCGCCGGCATCATCACCTACCTGATGCTCACGATCCTGTCGTGGCGCGAGGGATACCGTCTCTCGCTCGCCGGCATCGCGGGCGTCATCGTCGCGATCGGCTTCACAGCCGACTCGTTCATCGTCTACTTCGAGCGAGTCCGTGACGAACTCCGCGATGGCAGGCCGCTCGTGGGCGCCGTCGAGGCCGGTTGGAAGCGAGCGCTCCGCACGGTCCTCGCATCGAAGGGCGTGAACCTGCTCGCTGCGGTCGTGCTCTTCATCCTCGCAGTGGGCAGCGTCAAGGGCTTCGCCTACACGCTCGGTCTCACGACGATCATCGACGTCGTCATCGTGATCCTCTTCACGCACCCGATGCTCCAACTGCTCGCGCAGACGCGCTTCTTCTCGAGCGGCCACTCGTGGTCGGGTCTCGACCCGAACGCACTCGGCGCCGTGTACCGCGGTCGCGCCGAGTTCCGCAAGCCCACGGCCGTCCCGGCCAAGAAGGCCGCCGGAAGCGCGAAGGAGGCGCAGAAGCGCCAGACGATCGCCGAACGTAAAGCCGCCGCCGTCGGTGCCGGCACTGACGAGGGCAAGGAGTCCTGA